GAGTGGTAGGAAGTGGAAGTTTTGCAACTGCGATTGTAAAAATGCTTGTTGAAAACTGTAAAGTAGTACATTGGTGTGTACGAAGTGAATTTGTAAAAGGAGCTATTGAGCTTCGCGGGCACAATCCTACTTATTTAACTGCAGTTAACTTTAATCTTAAAAATTTAAAACTGACAACTGATATCAATGAGCTTGTTACAGCCTGTGATATTATTGTACTGGCAACTCCTTCTATTTATCTTTCAGATACATTGGATAAGATGACCTGCGATTATAAAGATAAAATTTTTGTTTCTGCAATTAAAGGGATTATTCCTAAAGTAAACGATGTGGTTGCTCATTATCTGAGAGATGAATTTCAGATCGGATTCCGGAATCAGGCGGTAATTGCCGGACCTTGTCATGCTGAAGAAGTAGCGATGGAACGTCTTTCTTATCTTACCGTAGCCACTGTAGAGGATGAAGTTTCCGAAAAACTGTTGAATATCTTTAATTCCGATTTTATAAAAGTCCACTCAAGTAAAGATATCTTAGGAAACGAATACAGTGCAATCCTTAAAAATATTTTCGCCATTGGTGCAGGAATAGCAAGTGGCTTGGGTTATGGAGACAACTTCACGGCCGTATTTGTGTCGAATGCGATCAGAGAAATGGAAACATTCCTTGAAGCCATATATGAGGCACCGAGAGATGTTAATGAAAGTGCCTATCTGGGAGACTTATTGGTGACGGCCTATTCATTGTTTTCCAGAAACAGAAGTTTAGGGAATCTGATAGGAAAAGGATACACTGTAAAATCTGCTATCCAGTCCATGAACATGGTAGCAGAAGGATACTACGCTGCTAACTCTATTTATAAAACGGCTAAACAAAAAAATCTGAAACTTCCGATTGTTGATACCATTTATGGAATTCTGTATGAAGGTAAAAATGCAGAAAAACAGTTTAAAAAGCTGACCGCAAAATTGAACTAAAACGACTTGAAAGTTACAGGACAGAATATAAACATCAGCAATTTGCTGATGTTTTTTTATTGGAGACTATTTTTATCGGGGCACAGATCTTTGATCCAGTCCAGTGTTTATAAAAACGGAATGCAATCTGTCTTGTATCTGAAATGTATTGGTAAATAGTAAGGACTTGTTCTATTCCGAACTTACCATATGATAATATTTCAAGAGATTACATTTTGTAAATTAGATACATGAAAAAGATAGGATTTTTATCGTTTGGACATTGGGGAAATCATCCTTCATATGATACCAAAACAGCAGGTGACACTCTGTTGCAATCCATAGATCTGGCTGTAGCTGCAGAAGAAATTGGGATTGACGGAGCGTACTTTCGAGTACATCATTTCGCTAACCAGTTGGCGTCGCCGTTTCCTTTGTTAGCGGCTATTGGTGCCAAAACCAAAAAAATTGAAATCGGAACGGGTGTCATCGATATGCGGTATGAAAACCCATTGTATATGGTAGAAGATGCCGGCGCAGCAGATTTGATTTCTGGAGGCCGGTTACAATTAGGCATCAGTAGAGGTTCGCCAGAACAGGTCATTGATGGTTGGCGATACTTCGGATATGATTTGGAAGATGGACAATCAGATGTCGATATGGGACGTCGTAAAGGTTTGGAGTTTTTTGATTTGTTGAGAGGAGAAGGGTTTGCTCAACCTAACCCTAATCCGATGTTTCCTAATCCTCCAGGATTATTGCGGATAGAACCCCATTCTGAAGGATTACGTGATCGCATTTGGTGGGGCTCTGCTTCGGATGCCACTGCAGTTTGGGCGGGAGAAACCGGTATGAATCTGCAAAGCTCTACTTTGAAGTTTGATGAAAGTGGAAAACCTTTTCACATTCAGCAGGCTGAACAAATTCGTTTGTATAGAGAGGCTTATAAAAAAGCAGGACATACACGGACCCCGAGAGTTTCTGTGAGCCGGTCTATTTTCGCAATCGTCAACGATCAGGATAGATATTATTTCGGGCATGAAGCCGACAGAACAGATAAAATAGGTGTTTTAGAGGGGAACCAACGTGCTATTTTCGGAAGAAGTTATGCTGCTGAACCGGAACAGCTCATTAAGGAGTTGGCTCAGGATGAAGCCATTCAGGAAGCAGATACTTTATTATTGACAATTCCCAATACATTGGGTGTGGATTACAATGTACATGTACTTGAATCCATTTTGAAATATGTGGCTCCTGAATTGGGCTGGCGTTAAAAATCTGAAATGGCGGGAAAAATTT
The sequence above is drawn from the Chryseobacterium daecheongense genome and encodes:
- a CDS encoding LLM class flavin-dependent oxidoreductase, which codes for MKKIGFLSFGHWGNHPSYDTKTAGDTLLQSIDLAVAAEEIGIDGAYFRVHHFANQLASPFPLLAAIGAKTKKIEIGTGVIDMRYENPLYMVEDAGAADLISGGRLQLGISRGSPEQVIDGWRYFGYDLEDGQSDVDMGRRKGLEFFDLLRGEGFAQPNPNPMFPNPPGLLRIEPHSEGLRDRIWWGSASDATAVWAGETGMNLQSSTLKFDESGKPFHIQQAEQIRLYREAYKKAGHTRTPRVSVSRSIFAIVNDQDRYYFGHEADRTDKIGVLEGNQRAIFGRSYAAEPEQLIKELAQDEAIQEADTLLLTIPNTLGVDYNVHVLESILKYVAPELGWR
- a CDS encoding NAD(P)-binding domain-containing protein, encoding MAKKKTISESSNPKKNKSEVSVGVVGSGSFATAIVKMLVENCKVVHWCVRSEFVKGAIELRGHNPTYLTAVNFNLKNLKLTTDINELVTACDIIVLATPSIYLSDTLDKMTCDYKDKIFVSAIKGIIPKVNDVVAHYLRDEFQIGFRNQAVIAGPCHAEEVAMERLSYLTVATVEDEVSEKLLNIFNSDFIKVHSSKDILGNEYSAILKNIFAIGAGIASGLGYGDNFTAVFVSNAIREMETFLEAIYEAPRDVNESAYLGDLLVTAYSLFSRNRSLGNLIGKGYTVKSAIQSMNMVAEGYYAANSIYKTAKQKNLKLPIVDTIYGILYEGKNAEKQFKKLTAKLN